In a single window of the bacterium genome:
- a CDS encoding efflux RND transporter permease subunit codes for PLTIISTLPSAGVGALLALLLCRTELSLIALIGIILLIGIVKKNAILMIDFALDAERRLGMSPREAILEACVKRFRPIMMTTLAALVGTLPIALGMGAGAEARRPLGLCVVGGLLFSQLITLYVTPVFFTYLDRFQERLGRGRAGISAGGAAAPG; via the coding sequence CCGCTGACGATCATCTCCACGTTGCCATCTGCCGGAGTGGGTGCCTTGCTGGCCTTGCTGCTGTGCCGCACCGAGCTGTCGTTGATTGCACTGATCGGCATCATCTTGCTGATCGGCATCGTCAAGAAAAACGCCATTCTGATGATCGACTTTGCTCTGGATGCCGAACGGCGCCTGGGCATGAGTCCGCGCGAGGCGATTCTGGAGGCCTGTGTGAAACGCTTCCGGCCGATCATGATGACCACGCTGGCGGCGCTGGTCGGCACGCTGCCGATCGCGCTGGGGATGGGGGCGGGCGCGGAGGCGCGCCGGCCGCTGGGCCTGTGCGTCGTGGGCGGGCTGCTCTTCTCGCAGCTGATCACGCTGTACGTGACGCCGGTGTTCTTCACCTACCTCGACCGCTTCCAGGAGCGGCTGGGCCGCGGGAGGGCGGGGATCAGTGC